A window from Salinigranum halophilum encodes these proteins:
- a CDS encoding DUF7856 family protein: MSFVPTRVPAPPRRPGTVAVTVGDVSHRGRAVDLRGTGVSPEELVAAVHTASTPGATVRRPELPVDCERAGPVHAHVSRIPPRSFDLRDALVAAARSHGLVPSAARPLERARAELAAASADLDTVDLSSAKRRVADAGTRARRLDERVATLRGRLEALREVGADTSVVEADLAEAVASLTEVETERIAADQRLAQVERAARAARDGRERRLHLADHVANLRRRARRELVSAVFDDFAVALATLPGDAEVGDDPASYRGDATTAALAVARLARVAAPLVVSADRFGSPAEAATRLDAPVIRV, from the coding sequence GTGAGCTTCGTCCCGACACGGGTTCCCGCCCCGCCGCGTCGCCCCGGCACCGTCGCCGTGACCGTCGGTGACGTCTCGCACCGCGGGCGGGCGGTCGACCTTCGCGGGACAGGCGTCTCACCCGAGGAACTCGTCGCCGCCGTTCACACGGCGTCGACCCCCGGCGCGACCGTTCGCCGACCGGAACTGCCGGTCGACTGTGAGCGCGCTGGACCCGTTCACGCGCACGTCTCTCGGATTCCACCCCGCTCGTTCGACCTCCGAGACGCGCTCGTCGCCGCCGCCCGCTCGCACGGACTCGTCCCGTCCGCCGCCCGCCCACTCGAACGCGCTCGCGCGGAACTCGCCGCGGCGTCGGCCGACCTCGACACCGTCGACCTGTCGTCGGCGAAGCGGCGCGTCGCCGACGCCGGGACGAGAGCGCGCCGGCTCGACGAGCGAGTCGCGACGCTTCGTGGCCGGCTGGAGGCGCTCAGAGAGGTCGGTGCCGACACGTCGGTCGTCGAGGCCGACCTCGCCGAGGCGGTGGCGTCGCTCACCGAGGTCGAGACCGAGCGCATCGCCGCCGACCAGCGACTCGCACAGGTCGAACGTGCTGCCCGCGCCGCACGCGACGGCAGGGAACGACGTCTCCACCTCGCCGACCACGTCGCGAACCTGCGACGACGGGCCCGTCGCGAACTCGTCTCCGCGGTGTTCGACGACTTCGCCGTCGCGCTCGCCACGCTCCCGGGCGACGCCGAGGTGGGTGACGACCCGGCATCGTACCGGGGGGATGCTACCACCGCCGCACTCGCAGTCGCACGCCTCGCTCGCGTCGCGGCCCCGCTCGTGGTCTCCGCCGACCGCTTCGGCTCGCCGGCCGAGGCTGCCACACGACTCGACGCGCCGGTCATCCGGGTGTGA
- a CDS encoding MinD/ParA family ATP-binding protein has product MILAVAGGKGGVGKSTVAYNLGAALSEPDSASTEAHRAVVVDADLGMANLPFGRGPDLHDVLASRACPLEAVRHGAVSVLPCGRSLAGARAVDLRRLADAARAVEREYGDVVIDCPAGMRSDAGVPLAVADACLLVTTPDPFAVADVVRTRELARELDCGLVAVVLNRAADATGRTVETFERLLGAPVTRLPTDAALAQSLDGGRPPAADGAHPLADRFARLAEAVDAVRC; this is encoded by the coding sequence GTGATCCTCGCCGTGGCCGGCGGGAAAGGCGGTGTCGGCAAGTCGACCGTCGCGTACAACCTCGGTGCCGCCCTCTCGGAGCCGGACTCGGCGTCGACCGAGGCCCACCGAGCGGTCGTCGTCGACGCCGACCTCGGCATGGCGAACCTCCCGTTCGGACGCGGGCCGGACCTCCACGACGTCCTCGCCAGCCGCGCGTGCCCGCTCGAGGCGGTCCGTCACGGTGCCGTCTCGGTCCTGCCGTGCGGGCGCTCGCTCGCCGGTGCCCGGGCGGTCGACCTGCGACGCCTCGCCGACGCCGCTCGTGCGGTCGAGCGGGAGTACGGTGACGTCGTCATCGACTGCCCCGCGGGGATGCGCTCCGACGCCGGCGTCCCGCTGGCCGTCGCCGACGCCTGTCTCCTGGTCACTACTCCCGACCCGTTCGCTGTCGCCGACGTGGTTCGGACGCGCGAACTCGCCCGCGAACTCGACTGTGGGCTCGTCGCCGTGGTTCTCAACCGTGCCGCCGACGCCACCGGGCGAACCGTCGAGACGTTCGAGCGACTCCTCGGCGCACCGGTCACGCGACTGCCGACCGACGCGGCGCTCGCGCAGTCGCTGGACGGGGGTCGCCCGCCCGCCGCCGACGGGGCGCACCCGCTCGCCGACCGGTTCGCTCGGCTCGCCGAGGCTGTCGACGCGGTTCGGTGCTGA
- a CDS encoding DUF7857 domain-containing protein — MTHPSDPTPVTDPAGDRLPADADTVDRDTCGSLRAGLLTAEWHVSRAADATLVTVRVHNTHTAPREVRLENRLDVPVRPPRRHGVAEAGWDDDGVTRRVPGGASVSLGYACHAPPETPPVAVDDRPVGDSDDASPVDRALRSLGDHAPPRAVVLSQSVDEVDPPGDQPSTASPGDSVDTGDRSARRSTETSPRSVDERAAESKGQATARGSGTSDSPEHSVPTVVAAWFRAVEARLETADRLAGTVPEATPVVAAVGGRAGIDVLETTLEADAAALARVAARADDLAARIDATDVPDLGEPR; from the coding sequence ATGACTCATCCGTCGGATCCGACGCCGGTGACGGACCCCGCCGGCGACAGACTGCCTGCCGACGCCGACACGGTCGACCGCGACACGTGCGGTTCGCTCCGTGCCGGCCTCCTCACGGCCGAGTGGCACGTCTCCCGCGCCGCGGACGCGACGCTCGTGACCGTTCGCGTGCACAACACGCACACGGCACCTCGCGAGGTCCGTCTCGAGAACCGCCTCGATGTCCCGGTGCGTCCGCCGCGTCGTCACGGCGTCGCCGAAGCGGGGTGGGACGACGACGGGGTCACGCGGCGCGTCCCCGGTGGCGCGAGCGTGTCGCTCGGATACGCGTGCCACGCCCCACCGGAGACGCCACCGGTCGCCGTCGACGACCGGCCCGTCGGTGATTCGGACGACGCATCCCCGGTCGACCGGGCGCTCCGGTCGCTCGGCGACCACGCGCCACCGCGAGCCGTCGTCCTGTCGCAGTCGGTCGACGAGGTCGACCCCCCCGGCGACCAGCCGTCGACGGCGTCGCCCGGAGACAGCGTCGACACGGGTGACCGTTCGGCTCGACGCTCGACGGAGACCAGTCCCCGCAGCGTCGACGAGCGCGCGGCCGAGTCGAAGGGGCAAGCGACCGCTCGGGGCTCCGGGACGTCCGACTCACCGGAGCACTCCGTTCCGACGGTCGTCGCGGCGTGGTTCCGAGCCGTCGAGGCTCGCCTGGAGACCGCCGACAGGCTCGCCGGTACCGTCCCCGAGGCGACACCGGTCGTCGCCGCCGTCGGCGGTCGTGCCGGAATCGACGTGCTCGAGACGACGCTCGAGGCCGACGCTGCCGCGCTCGCTCGGGTCGCGGCTCGCGCGGACGACCTCGCGGCTCGCATCGACGCGACGGACGTACCCGATCTGGGGGAACCGCGGTGA
- a CDS encoding transcription initiation factor IIB translates to MSTRNQAGCPECDGRLNTDATETVCAECGLVVAADHIDHGPEWRSFQDGPSRERTGAPLTRSRHDRGLSTEIGRSTRIKGRKRRRLARMRVQHNRAQISTKRERNQVYVFTEIRRVTSRLSLPTHIREMASTLFRSAQSEDIVRGRSLEGFAAACVYAACRTQRVSRTVEEVVAEARADRAELRAAYGALNRELGLPTGPIDPAEYIPRYATALDVGPAVERRAREYAVTCRERGLDSGRNPSGVAAACLYTAARECGGDVTQAAAAEVADVTPVTVRNTYTDLRDE, encoded by the coding sequence ATGAGCACGAGAAACCAGGCGGGCTGTCCCGAGTGCGACGGGCGACTGAACACGGACGCGACCGAGACGGTGTGTGCGGAGTGCGGGCTGGTCGTCGCGGCGGACCACATCGACCACGGGCCGGAGTGGCGGTCGTTCCAGGACGGTCCCTCGCGCGAGCGGACCGGCGCGCCGCTGACCCGGTCGCGGCACGACCGTGGACTCTCGACGGAGATCGGCCGGTCGACGCGTATCAAGGGGCGCAAGCGCCGTCGGCTGGCCCGCATGCGGGTGCAACACAACCGTGCTCAGATATCGACCAAGCGCGAGCGGAACCAGGTGTACGTCTTCACCGAGATTCGGCGTGTGACCTCGCGGCTCTCGCTCCCGACGCACATCCGCGAAATGGCGTCGACGCTCTTCCGGTCGGCGCAGTCGGAAGACATCGTCAGAGGACGGTCGCTCGAGGGGTTCGCGGCCGCGTGCGTCTACGCCGCGTGTCGGACCCAGCGGGTGTCGCGGACGGTCGAGGAGGTCGTCGCCGAGGCACGGGCGGACCGGGCCGAACTGCGAGCGGCGTACGGGGCACTGAACCGCGAACTCGGGCTGCCGACCGGGCCGATCGACCCGGCCGAGTACATCCCGCGGTACGCGACGGCACTCGACGTCGGCCCGGCGGTCGAACGGCGGGCCCGCGAGTACGCGGTGACGTGCCGCGAGCGGGGCCTCGACTCGGGGCGGAACCCCAGCGGTGTCGCCGCCGCCTGCCTGTACACGGCCGCGCGTGAATGCGGGGGTGACGTGACGCAGGCGGCTGCCGCAGAGGTCGCCGACGTCACGCCGGTGACCGTTCGGAACACCTACACCGACCTCCGAGACGAGTAG
- a CDS encoding DUF7855 family protein, which yields MLLVVTYSHPARTSLRNVCRTHDETVVRRFGRAALFDDTHFGAFLALRLVEKHGVDVHVELTRPLNEFADVPDVVREAACAYENRDSPSTPYHAFARDTEHPSPSALREREL from the coding sequence GTGCTGCTCGTGGTGACCTACTCACACCCGGCCCGAACGTCGCTCCGCAACGTGTGTCGGACTCACGACGAGACCGTCGTCCGCCGGTTCGGCCGCGCGGCGCTCTTCGACGACACCCACTTCGGTGCGTTCCTCGCGCTCCGCCTCGTCGAGAAACACGGCGTGGACGTCCACGTCGAACTGACCCGTCCGTTGAACGAGTTCGCCGACGTTCCAGACGTGGTGCGCGAGGCCGCCTGCGCGTACGAGAACCGTGACTCGCCGAGCACGCCGTACCACGCGTTCGCCCGCGACACCGAGCACCCGTCGCCGTCGGCGCTCCGCGAGCGAGAGCTGTGA
- a CDS encoding DUF6338 family protein: MQLDLLGQLLGGELLFLLALLPGFIATQLFIWQSGVRVREGTLERVAWSLGVGVVSAPFLLVVAPLLVAGIPIPPVVRVAGGVLLYGLVLGVAALVGLTLGQRYREEFHERYDAHPSLETAWAFLHLRTPRGFARVRTKSGEEFVGQVRFVGKALPNDDIDARDILLSSPRRLDVTDESPAIPYATRLGEYLYLTGSDIHRLHVDADLRYPSDTSVLAWLVDILTDEEDESDEGCDDGERDASETGRADAGDAAAPPSEPHVVVGPDPPTLVEQEGGRAAEVTVTNDGDAAARAVEVHVRLVDDAGLLRGMSHRAFDELVPGASQRFRLTFAGESRASLRPVVDVTLRSTLQILAPPTLSQEGEWWCATATVRNVSGHHVRYGELVVRFYTADGTSLGRARGYVEDVRIGDQARIRVPTRVSGGGTVTHCRYGIGRVWTASSASS, from the coding sequence ATGCAACTCGACCTCCTCGGGCAGTTACTCGGCGGTGAACTCCTGTTCCTTCTGGCGCTCCTCCCGGGGTTCATCGCGACCCAGCTGTTCATCTGGCAGAGCGGCGTCCGCGTCCGCGAGGGGACGCTCGAACGCGTCGCCTGGAGCCTCGGTGTCGGCGTCGTCTCCGCTCCGTTCCTGCTGGTCGTCGCTCCCTTGCTGGTCGCTGGGATTCCCATCCCGCCGGTCGTCCGGGTCGCCGGCGGGGTGCTCCTCTACGGCCTCGTGCTGGGCGTGGCCGCCCTCGTGGGCCTCACGCTCGGCCAGCGGTACCGCGAGGAGTTCCACGAGCGGTACGACGCGCACCCATCGCTCGAGACCGCCTGGGCGTTCCTCCACCTCCGGACACCGCGCGGCTTCGCCCGCGTTCGCACCAAGAGCGGCGAGGAGTTCGTCGGACAGGTCCGTTTCGTCGGGAAGGCCCTCCCGAACGACGATATCGACGCGCGCGACATCCTCCTCTCGTCGCCGCGCCGACTGGACGTCACCGACGAGTCACCCGCGATTCCGTACGCCACGCGCCTCGGCGAGTACCTCTATCTCACCGGTAGCGACATCCACCGCCTGCACGTCGACGCCGACCTCCGGTACCCCTCGGACACGTCGGTGCTCGCGTGGCTGGTCGACATCCTCACCGACGAGGAGGATGAGTCCGACGAGGGGTGTGATGACGGCGAGCGCGACGCCTCCGAGACGGGCCGAGCCGACGCCGGTGACGCCGCCGCTCCCCCGTCCGAACCGCACGTCGTCGTCGGCCCCGACCCGCCGACACTGGTCGAGCAAGAGGGGGGACGCGCCGCCGAGGTGACTGTCACGAACGACGGCGACGCGGCCGCACGGGCCGTCGAGGTCCACGTCCGACTCGTCGACGACGCCGGGTTGCTGCGCGGGATGAGCCACCGGGCGTTCGACGAACTCGTCCCAGGCGCGTCGCAGCGCTTCCGACTCACCTTCGCGGGCGAGAGTCGGGCCTCCCTCCGGCCGGTGGTCGACGTCACACTCCGGTCGACGCTCCAGATTCTCGCCCCGCCGACGCTCTCACAGGAGGGCGAGTGGTGGTGCGCCACCGCGACGGTCCGCAACGTCTCCGGTCACCACGTCCGATACGGCGAACTCGTCGTCCGTTTCTACACCGCGGACGGGACCTCGCTGGGGCGCGCCCGCGGCTACGTCGAAGACGTACGAATCGGTGACCAGGCGCGGATTCGCGTTCCGACCCGCGTCTCGGGCGGGGGGACTGTAACCCACTGCCGTTACGGTATCGGACGCGTCTGGACCGCCTCGTCGGCGTCGTCGTGA
- a CDS encoding LAGLIDADG family homing endonuclease, translating into MAQAPQNQELTERFIQFYRNYYRDEIGRLAQRYPNEQRSLYVDYNDLYTFDPDLAEDYLAKPDQLQRYAEEALRLYDLPADVSLGQAHVRLTNIPDSIDIRNIRVHDDHIGKLVSVQGIVRKATDVRPKITEAAFECQRCGTMTYIPQQDSGFQEPHECQGCERQGPFRVNFDQSEFVDSQKIRVQESPEDLRGGETPQSIDINIEDDITGKVTAGDHVTLNGVLHIEQQTSNNEKTPIFDLYMDGVSIIIEDEEFEDMEITDEDKQEIIELSSHPDIYDEMVASVAPSIYGYDQEKLSMILQLFSGVTKRLPDGSRIRGDLHMLLIGDPGTGKSQLLSYIRHIAPRSVYTSGKGSSAAGLTAAAVRDDFGDGQQWTLEAGALVLADKGIAAVDELDKMRCVTGDTLVHLASGEVQRIGELARTAAESGTIEELSNGRTIRDFDADFAAWTMTDDGTLAKRPVTAVHEYEAPGDLTEIRLQSGECLTSTHDHPYFVFEDGERVERAASELTEGDWVYVPRELPHSETDGGQVVENAPSVRPGGDVVCRPVSDVKTVPSTNSADSTNGKRRQTNVYDLTVDGTHNFVANGIIVHNSEDRSAMHEALEQQSYHPDTEILLSDGRRVRIGKFVDAQMSAHPDEVVDGVDCEILPVDDAGVHSVDFETNETTKLPIDRVSRHEAPDEFVRVEFSNGRSVTVTPEHPMFVDSSGEVGVVDARDIEEGAFVPAPRKLPNSGAAVAFDDEPHVGKERDVDLPNELTEGLAEALGFLVAEGHSYAGSSHEVGFSNQDERLLTRMDQLMTDAFGLTSTDTTNAAGTVTKRWVSTELYRWFERNVPEMMATAREKRIPARVLGASEEHIRRFLVGAFAGDGGVESEAMALSTSSRGLADDYADALAKIGVASRIHYNSTEDSWKTYVMGDSTEQFVEAVVEPADERHQKAMEFVDRSNGCRRHHDVLPTSAAREIRELRKLVGLRLTGQFRPNLDEEFGVRIETVETQLAAIHNRIETVRDGLEDADDLESLRSVVGWSGRQLAERVDGMTTSSVHYAEAGGYNPEERGEMLREASSAVLEALDEAERRSDALEKRCDLRFYRVTNVETVPNTGEHETEWVYDVTVEPTNTFVSQGVVLHNSISISKAGINATLKSRCSLLGAANPKYGRFDQYEPIGEQIDLEPALISRFDLIFTVTDQPDPEKDGDLADHILQTNYAGELNTQRTRMTNSNFTQEEVDAATEEVEPAIEPELLRKYIAHAKRNCYPTMTDEARAAIREFYVDLRAKGADEDAPVPVTARKLEALVRLAEASARVRLSDTVEAEDAERVIAIVRSCLEAIGVDPETGEFDADVIETGRSKTQRDRIKNLKGLISELESEYEEGAPLDEVLDRAEVDLGLDRSKAEDELEKLRRKGEVYEPQQNHLRTT; encoded by the coding sequence ATGGCGCAGGCCCCGCAGAATCAGGAACTGACAGAACGGTTCATCCAGTTCTACCGCAACTACTACCGCGACGAGATCGGCCGTCTCGCCCAGCGGTATCCCAACGAGCAGCGCTCGCTCTACGTCGACTACAACGACCTCTACACCTTCGACCCCGACCTCGCCGAGGACTACCTCGCGAAGCCCGACCAGCTCCAGCGGTACGCCGAAGAGGCGCTCAGACTGTACGACTTACCTGCCGATGTGAGTCTCGGACAGGCACACGTCCGCCTCACGAACATCCCCGACTCCATCGACATTCGGAACATCCGGGTCCACGACGACCACATCGGGAAGCTCGTCTCGGTGCAGGGTATCGTCCGCAAGGCCACGGACGTCCGCCCGAAGATCACCGAAGCCGCCTTCGAGTGCCAGCGCTGTGGGACGATGACGTACATCCCACAACAGGACAGCGGCTTCCAGGAGCCGCACGAGTGTCAGGGCTGTGAGCGCCAGGGGCCGTTCAGAGTCAACTTCGACCAGAGTGAGTTCGTCGACTCGCAGAAGATTCGCGTTCAGGAGTCGCCCGAGGACCTCAGGGGCGGAGAGACACCACAGAGCATCGACATCAACATCGAGGACGACATCACCGGCAAAGTCACCGCGGGCGACCACGTCACACTCAACGGTGTCCTCCACATCGAACAGCAGACCTCGAACAACGAGAAGACGCCCATCTTCGACCTCTACATGGACGGCGTCTCCATCATCATCGAAGACGAGGAGTTCGAGGACATGGAGATCACCGACGAGGACAAACAGGAGATCATCGAACTCTCCTCGCATCCGGACATCTACGACGAGATGGTCGCCTCCGTCGCCCCCTCCATCTACGGCTACGACCAGGAGAAGCTCTCGATGATTCTGCAGTTGTTCTCCGGCGTCACGAAGCGGCTCCCGGACGGTTCTCGTATCAGAGGAGACTTACACATGCTCCTCATCGGGGACCCTGGAACTGGCAAATCTCAGTTATTATCATATATCAGGCACATTGCCCCTCGTTCCGTCTACACCTCCGGGAAAGGCTCCAGTGCGGCCGGGCTCACTGCTGCGGCCGTCCGAGACGATTTCGGCGACGGCCAGCAGTGGACACTGGAGGCAGGGGCGCTCGTCCTCGCCGACAAGGGCATCGCGGCGGTGGACGAACTCGATAAGATGCGCTGTGTGACGGGTGATACGCTGGTACACCTCGCCAGTGGCGAGGTTCAGCGTATCGGCGAACTCGCCCGCACAGCAGCGGAGTCAGGAACTATCGAAGAACTGAGTAACGGCCGGACGATTCGTGACTTCGATGCGGACTTCGCCGCGTGGACGATGACCGACGACGGAACGCTCGCCAAACGGCCTGTCACGGCAGTTCACGAGTACGAGGCTCCCGGCGACCTGACCGAAATCCGACTCCAGTCTGGTGAGTGCCTCACTTCGACACACGACCATCCGTACTTCGTTTTCGAGGACGGGGAGCGAGTCGAACGTGCGGCAAGCGAGCTTACTGAGGGTGACTGGGTGTACGTCCCGCGTGAACTCCCCCACTCTGAGACAGACGGTGGGCAGGTGGTGGAAAACGCGCCAAGTGTTCGTCCCGGTGGGGATGTGGTTTGTCGTCCGGTTTCGGACGTGAAGACGGTTCCTTCGACGAACTCTGCGGACAGCACAAATGGAAAGCGACGCCAGACGAACGTCTACGACCTCACAGTGGATGGAACGCACAACTTCGTCGCCAACGGGATAATCGTCCACAACTCGGAAGACCGCTCGGCGATGCACGAAGCGCTCGAGCAGCAGTCGTACCACCCAGACACCGAGATCCTGCTCTCAGACGGTCGCCGCGTGCGTATCGGCAAATTCGTCGATGCGCAGATGAGCGCTCACCCCGACGAGGTCGTCGACGGTGTCGACTGTGAGATTCTCCCTGTCGATGATGCCGGCGTGCACTCGGTCGACTTCGAGACGAACGAGACGACGAAGCTCCCCATCGACCGGGTGAGTCGTCACGAGGCTCCCGACGAGTTCGTCCGAGTCGAGTTCTCCAACGGGCGGTCGGTCACCGTCACACCTGAACACCCGATGTTCGTCGATTCCAGTGGTGAGGTCGGCGTCGTCGACGCTCGCGACATCGAGGAAGGGGCGTTTGTCCCCGCCCCACGGAAACTCCCGAACTCGGGTGCTGCCGTCGCGTTCGACGACGAACCCCACGTCGGCAAGGAGCGCGACGTTGACCTCCCGAACGAACTGACCGAAGGCCTGGCCGAGGCGCTGGGGTTTCTCGTTGCTGAGGGGCACTCGTATGCTGGTTCGTCTCACGAAGTCGGGTTCTCCAACCAAGACGAGCGGCTTCTCACGCGGATGGACCAGTTGATGACCGATGCGTTTGGACTCACGAGTACGGACACGACCAATGCCGCTGGGACCGTCACGAAGCGATGGGTGTCCACGGAGCTCTACCGATGGTTCGAGCGAAACGTCCCAGAGATGATGGCGACCGCCCGCGAGAAACGTATCCCTGCTCGGGTACTCGGTGCTTCTGAAGAACACATCCGGCGGTTCCTCGTCGGTGCGTTCGCCGGTGATGGTGGCGTCGAAAGCGAAGCGATGGCACTCTCGACGAGTTCGCGTGGACTCGCGGACGACTACGCTGACGCCCTCGCGAAAATCGGTGTCGCGTCACGGATTCACTACAACTCTACCGAGGACTCGTGGAAGACTTATGTGATGGGTGATTCGACCGAGCAGTTCGTCGAAGCCGTCGTTGAGCCTGCTGACGAACGGCACCAGAAGGCGATGGAGTTCGTCGACCGCAGCAATGGCTGTCGGCGTCATCACGACGTGCTTCCGACGAGTGCTGCCCGCGAGATTCGAGAACTCCGGAAGCTAGTCGGTCTCAGACTCACTGGACAGTTCCGGCCGAACCTCGACGAGGAGTTCGGTGTTCGGATAGAAACCGTCGAGACACAACTCGCTGCGATTCATAACCGTATCGAGACGGTTCGTGACGGACTCGAAGACGCGGACGACCTGGAATCGCTCCGGTCGGTCGTTGGGTGGTCCGGTCGCCAACTCGCTGAGCGTGTCGACGGCATGACGACCAGCTCTGTCCACTACGCGGAGGCCGGTGGATACAACCCAGAGGAGCGAGGTGAGATGTTACGCGAGGCGTCTAGTGCTGTCCTCGAAGCGCTCGACGAAGCTGAACGTCGTTCTGATGCGCTCGAGAAACGGTGTGACCTGCGTTTCTATCGAGTGACGAACGTCGAAACCGTGCCGAACACGGGTGAACACGAAACAGAGTGGGTGTACGACGTCACGGTCGAGCCCACGAACACGTTCGTCAGTCAGGGCGTCGTCCTTCACAACTCTATCTCCATCTCGAAGGCCGGCATCAACGCCACCCTCAAATCCCGCTGTTCGCTCCTCGGCGCGGCGAACCCGAAATACGGCAGATTCGACCAGTACGAACCCATCGGGGAACAGATAGATCTCGAACCCGCGCTCATCTCGCGGTTCGACCTCATCTTCACCGTCACCGACCAGCCCGACCCCGAGAAGGACGGCGACCTCGCCGACCACATCCTCCAGACGAACTACGCGGGCGAGCTGAACACCCAGCGGACGCGGATGACGAACTCGAACTTCACGCAGGAGGAGGTCGACGCGGCGACCGAAGAGGTCGAGCCGGCCATCGAGCCCGAACTCCTGCGGAAGTACATCGCCCACGCGAAACGCAACTGCTATCCGACGATGACCGACGAGGCGCGGGCGGCCATCCGCGAGTTCTACGTCGACCTGCGGGCGAAGGGTGCCGACGAGGACGCCCCGGTCCCCGTCACGGCCCGGAAACTCGAGGCGCTCGTCCGCCTCGCCGAGGCCTCCGCCCGCGTCCGCCTCTCCGATACGGTCGAAGCGGAGGACGCCGAACGCGTCATCGCCATCGTGCGCTCCTGTCTGGAGGCCATCGGCGTCGACCCCGAAACCGGCGAATTCGACGCCGACGTCATCGAGACCGGACGGTCGAAGACCCAGCGCGACCGCATCAAGAACCTCAAAGGCCTCATCTCGGAACTCGAGAGCGAGTACGAGGAGGGCGCACCGCTCGACGAGGTGCTCGACCGCGCCGAGGTCGACCTCGGCCTCGACCGGTCGAAGGCCGAGGACGAACTCGAGAAGCTCCGGCGCAAGGGCGAGGTGTACGAGCCGCAGCAGAACCACCTGCGGACGACCTGA
- a CDS encoding type 1 glutamine amidotransferase, whose product MNNTVSRRVRVALLDASVGETPAERNFTRELDAEVRTYKVSEGEFPPRVDASERPFDAVVVSGSQTSVYDEEPWIAATAAWVREAVKAGVPLLGVCWGHQLLARAVGGEVDPMGGIGELGYTTVERLETSDPLFDGVDSSFVAFETHTDEVTALPSAATPLAETERALQAFRVENAWGVQFHPEYDRDTARWVTENKRGWLDDETVDAVLETVTAERHAQTAQATRVFDNFLAIARRISTPREVSN is encoded by the coding sequence ATGAACAATACTGTCTCGAGGAGGGTTCGCGTCGCACTTCTGGACGCCTCGGTGGGCGAGACACCGGCCGAACGGAACTTCACCCGCGAACTCGACGCCGAGGTACGGACGTACAAGGTGAGCGAGGGGGAGTTCCCGCCCCGCGTCGACGCGAGCGAGCGGCCGTTCGACGCCGTCGTCGTCTCCGGGTCGCAGACGTCGGTGTACGACGAGGAGCCGTGGATTGCGGCGACGGCAGCGTGGGTCCGCGAAGCCGTCAAGGCCGGCGTGCCACTGCTCGGCGTCTGCTGGGGCCACCAGCTCCTGGCGCGGGCGGTCGGCGGCGAGGTCGACCCGATGGGCGGCATCGGGGAACTCGGATACACGACGGTCGAGCGACTCGAAACGAGCGACCCGCTGTTCGACGGCGTCGACTCGTCGTTCGTCGCGTTCGAGACGCACACGGACGAGGTGACGGCGCTACCGTCCGCGGCGACGCCGCTCGCCGAGACCGAACGAGCGCTGCAAGCGTTCCGCGTCGAGAACGCCTGGGGCGTCCAGTTCCATCCGGAGTACGACCGCGACACCGCCCGGTGGGTCACCGAGAACAAGCGCGGCTGGCTCGACGACGAGACGGTCGACGCCGTGCTCGAGACGGTCACCGCCGAGCGACACGCACAGACGGCGCAGGCGACGCGGGTGTTCGACAACTTCCTCGCCATCGCGCGCCGAATCAGCACGCCACGCGAGGTTTCGAACTAG
- a CDS encoding DUF7854 family protein — protein MDRISALRNIEDALRAFERGDVDLAATERQVVNVLRTYATDFEGEDDLAAYRSSGDERADGLVVVATSAAEAEARVRDLLDAGEELAVTVERLG, from the coding sequence ATGGACCGCATCTCCGCGCTTCGGAACATCGAGGACGCGCTCCGGGCGTTCGAGCGCGGCGACGTCGACCTCGCCGCGACGGAACGACAGGTGGTGAACGTCCTGCGCACCTACGCGACCGACTTCGAGGGGGAAGACGACCTGGCCGCGTACCGCTCTAGCGGCGACGAGCGTGCGGACGGACTCGTCGTCGTCGCCACGTCCGCCGCAGAGGCCGAAGCTCGCGTCAGAGACCTCCTCGACGCGGGTGAGGAACTGGCGGTCACCGTCGAGCGACTCGGCTGA
- the trxA gene encoding thioredoxin — MTDAVTEATDEPVAIESVDHFEEVVGRDGVVLVDFHAEWCGPCKMLEPTVAEVAAETDAVVAKVDIDVHQELAVRFGVQGVPNLVFFADGEPQKRVVGVQGKEALTSVIDSLAN; from the coding sequence ATGACGGACGCAGTGACCGAGGCGACGGACGAACCAGTAGCGATCGAATCAGTCGACCACTTCGAGGAGGTGGTCGGACGAGACGGCGTCGTCCTCGTCGACTTCCACGCGGAGTGGTGCGGCCCCTGTAAGATGCTCGAACCGACCGTCGCGGAGGTCGCGGCGGAGACGGACGCCGTGGTGGCGAAGGTCGACATCGACGTCCACCAGGAACTCGCGGTTCGCTTCGGTGTTCAGGGTGTGCCGAACCTCGTCTTCTTCGCCGACGGCGAACCCCAAAAGCGGGTCGTCGGCGTCCAGGGCAAAGAGGCGTTGACCTCGGTCATCGACTCGCTGGCGAACTGA